One window from the genome of Salvia splendens isolate huo1 chromosome 9, SspV2, whole genome shotgun sequence encodes:
- the LOC121748480 gene encoding L-ascorbate peroxidase 3-like isoform X2 — MAKVSVDSEYLKDVERARRELRALISNKNCAPIMLRLAWHDAGTYDVNTKTGGPNGSIRNEEEYAHGANSGLKIALEFCEQVKSKCPKITYADLYQLAGVVAVEVTGGPTVSFVPGRKDSKISPKEGRLPDANKGVPHLKEVFYRMGLSDKDIVALSGGHTLGRAHPERSGFDGAWTKEPLKFDNSYFQELLKGESEGLLKLSTDLALLDDPDFRRYVELYAKDEDAFFRDYAESHKKLSELGFTPPGAKTIVKDGTILAQSAFGVAVAAAVVIAGYLYEARKR, encoded by the exons ATGGCCAAAGTTAGCGTCGACTCCGAATACCTCAAGGATGTCGAGAGAGCTCGCCGCGAGCTCCGCGCTCTCATCTCCAACAAAAATTGCGCGCCGATCATGCTTCGATTGGC GTGGCATGACGCGGGGACTTATGATGTGAACACGAAGACCGGAGGTCCGAACGGTTCGATTCGGAATGAGGAGGAGTACGCTCACGGAGCTAACAGTGGCTTGAAAATAGCGCTTGAATTTTGCG AACAAGTGAAGTCTAAATGCCCGAAAATTACATATGCCGATCTCTACCAG CTTGCAGGTGTTGTTGCAGTTGAAGTTACTGGTGGGCCCACAGTCAGTTTTGTTCCTGGTAGAAAG GACTCAAAGATTTCTCCGAAGGAAGGGCGGCTTCCAGATGCTAATAAag GAGTGCCACATCTGAAGGAGGTGTTTTATCGGATGGGCTTATCTGATAAAGACATTGTAGCACTTTCTGGCGGTCACACCCTG GGAAGGGCACATCCTGAAAGATCAGGCTTCGACGGTGCTTGGACTAAAGAGCCACTGAAATTTGACAATTCATATTTTCA GGAGCTGCTGAAGGGGGAATCAGAGGGTCTGCTAAAACTCTCCACTGATCTGGCTTTGCTGGATGATCCTGATTTTAGGCGTTACGTGGAGCTTTATGCTAAG GATGAAGATGCCTTCTTTAGAGACTACGCAGAGTCACACAAAAAGCTTTCTGAATTAGGTTTCACTCCTCCTGGAGCTAAGACAATCGTCAAAGATGGCACTATATTAGCACAAAGTGCTTTCGGAGTTGCTGTTGCTGCTGCCGTTGTGATCGCTGGCTACTTATATGAAGCCAGGAAAAGATGA
- the LOC121748480 gene encoding L-ascorbate peroxidase 3-like isoform X1: MAKVSVDSEYLKDVERARRELRALISNKNCAPIMLRLAWHDAGTYDVNTKTGGPNGSIRNEEEYAHGANSGLKIALEFCDIGCGNGNAAWIKAYFKELMNSYILKDISEQVKSKCPKITYADLYQLAGVVAVEVTGGPTVSFVPGRKDSKISPKEGRLPDANKGVPHLKEVFYRMGLSDKDIVALSGGHTLGRAHPERSGFDGAWTKEPLKFDNSYFQELLKGESEGLLKLSTDLALLDDPDFRRYVELYAKDEDAFFRDYAESHKKLSELGFTPPGAKTIVKDGTILAQSAFGVAVAAAVVIAGYLYEARKR, from the exons ATGGCCAAAGTTAGCGTCGACTCCGAATACCTCAAGGATGTCGAGAGAGCTCGCCGCGAGCTCCGCGCTCTCATCTCCAACAAAAATTGCGCGCCGATCATGCTTCGATTGGC GTGGCATGACGCGGGGACTTATGATGTGAACACGAAGACCGGAGGTCCGAACGGTTCGATTCGGAATGAGGAGGAGTACGCTCACGGAGCTAACAGTGGCTTGAAAATAGCGCTTGAATTTTGCG ATATTGGGTGTGGTAATGGGAATGCTGCATGGATAAAAGCTTATTTCAAGGAGCTCATGAACTCTTACATCTTAAAAGATATTTCAG AACAAGTGAAGTCTAAATGCCCGAAAATTACATATGCCGATCTCTACCAG CTTGCAGGTGTTGTTGCAGTTGAAGTTACTGGTGGGCCCACAGTCAGTTTTGTTCCTGGTAGAAAG GACTCAAAGATTTCTCCGAAGGAAGGGCGGCTTCCAGATGCTAATAAag GAGTGCCACATCTGAAGGAGGTGTTTTATCGGATGGGCTTATCTGATAAAGACATTGTAGCACTTTCTGGCGGTCACACCCTG GGAAGGGCACATCCTGAAAGATCAGGCTTCGACGGTGCTTGGACTAAAGAGCCACTGAAATTTGACAATTCATATTTTCA GGAGCTGCTGAAGGGGGAATCAGAGGGTCTGCTAAAACTCTCCACTGATCTGGCTTTGCTGGATGATCCTGATTTTAGGCGTTACGTGGAGCTTTATGCTAAG GATGAAGATGCCTTCTTTAGAGACTACGCAGAGTCACACAAAAAGCTTTCTGAATTAGGTTTCACTCCTCCTGGAGCTAAGACAATCGTCAAAGATGGCACTATATTAGCACAAAGTGCTTTCGGAGTTGCTGTTGCTGCTGCCGTTGTGATCGCTGGCTACTTATATGAAGCCAGGAAAAGATGA
- the LOC121747602 gene encoding synaptotagmin-1-like isoform X1 — MGFVSMIMGFCGFGVGISSGLVAGYFLFIYFQPSDVKNPTIRPLVEQDSKTLQQLLPEIPFWVKNPDYDRVDWLNKFLEVMWPYLDKAICKTAKNIATPIISEQIPKYKIESLEFEALTLGALPPTFQGMKVYLTEEKELIMEPALKWAGNPNVTVAVKAYGLKATVQVVDLQVFTVPRITLKPLVPSFPCFANICVSLMEKPHVDFGLKLGGADLMSIPGLYGFVQETIKDQVANMYLWPKTLEVQVLDPTKAMKKPVGILHAKVVRALKLKKKDLLGASDPYVKLKLTETKAPSKKTTVKHKNLNPEWNEEFSMVVKDPETQALELLVYDWEQVGKHEKMGMNVVPLKDLPPDESKTLTLPLLKNMDPNDVQNDKVRGQIEVELTYKPFKDEDLPKDFEETGEVQKAPDGTPPGGGALVVTVHEAQDVEGKHHTNPYVRIICKGEERKTKQVKKNRDPRWDEVFTFMMEEPPLKDKLHVEVLSTSTRIGLLHPKETLGYVDISLADVVSNKRINEKFHLIDSKNGRIQIELQWQTS; from the exons ATGGGTTTTGTCAGTATGATAATGGGGTTTTGTGGATTTGGAGTAGGGATTTCTTCTGGATTGGTTGCTGGATATTTCTTATTCATCTACTTTCAGCCTTCCGATGTTAAG AATCCTACAATCCGCCCTTTGGTTGAGCAAGACTCTAAAACTCTGCAACAGTTATTACCTGAAATACCCTTCTGGGTGAAAAATCCAGACTATGATCGT GTTGACTGGCTTAACAAGTTTCTTGAAGTTATGTGGCCATACCTGGACAAG GCAATTTGCAAGACAGCCAAAAATATTGCTACTCCAATTATTTCTGAACAAattccaaaatataaaattgagtcCCTTGAATTCGAAGCACTAACTCTGGGAGCTCTACCACCTACTTTTCAAG GGATGAAAGTCTATCTTACTGAAGAAAAGGAGTTGATTATGGAGCCTGCTTTGAAATGGGCAGGAAATCCTAATGTCACTGTTGCAGTGAAAGCCTATGGACTAAAAGCAACAGTTCAG GTTGTTGATTTGCAAGTCTTTACTGTACCCCGCATTACACTTAAGCCTCTTGTTCCTAGCTTTCCATGTTTCGCAAACATCTGTGTGTCTCTTATGGAGAAG CCTCATGTTGACTTTGGACTTAAGCTTGGTGGGGCTGATCTCATGTCAATTCCTGGCCTATATGGGTTTGTACAG GAAACTATTAAAGATCAAGTTGCTAACATGTATCTGTGGCCTAAAACCCTTGAAGTGCAAGTTTTGGATCCGACAAA AGCTATGAAGAAGCCTGTTGGGATTCTTCATGCGAAGGTTGTGCGTGCACTAAAGCTGAAGAAGAAAGATCTACTAGGGGCATCCGATCCTTATGTTAAACTGAAGCTCACTGAAACAAAGGCTCCATCCAAGAAGACCACAGTGAAACATAAGAATTTGAATCCTGAGTGGAATGAAGAATTCAGCATGGTAGTAAAAGATCCTGAAACACAAGCATTGGAACTTCTTGTTTATGACTGGGAGCAG GTGGGCAAACATGAAAAGATGGGTATGAATGTAGTTCCATTGAAGGACCTCCCCCCGGATGAATCAAAAACTTTGACGCTGCCTCTGCTTAAGAATATGGACCCAAATGATGTTCAAAATGATAAGGTGCGTGGTCAGATTGAGGTCGAGTTGACATACAAACCTTTTAAGGATGAGGATTTGCCAAAAGATTTTGAGGAAACTGGTGAAGTACAAAAGGCTCCTGATGGCACACCACCGGGTGGAGGTGCACTAGTGGTTACAGTCCATGAAGCTCAAGATGTTGAGGGAAAGCACCACACTAACCCATATGTCCGCATCATTTGCAAAGGAGAGGAGCGAAAAACTAAG CAAGTTAAGAAGAACCGGGATCCTAGGTGGGATGAGGTTTTCACATTCATGATGGAAGAACCACCTTTGAAGGATAAGCTCCATGTGGAAGTACTCAGCACATCAACCAGGATTGGCCTGCTGCACCCAAAG GAAACATTAGGTTATGTTGATATCAGCCTAGCAGATGTTGTCAGCAACAAAAGGATCAACGAGAAGTTCCATCTCATTGACTCAAAGAATGGGCGGATACAAATTGAGCTGCAGTGGCAAACATCTTGA
- the LOC121747602 gene encoding synaptotagmin-1-like isoform X2 — translation MWPYLDKAICKTAKNIATPIISEQIPKYKIESLEFEALTLGALPPTFQGMKVYLTEEKELIMEPALKWAGNPNVTVAVKAYGLKATVQVVDLQVFTVPRITLKPLVPSFPCFANICVSLMEKPHVDFGLKLGGADLMSIPGLYGFVQETIKDQVANMYLWPKTLEVQVLDPTKAMKKPVGILHAKVVRALKLKKKDLLGASDPYVKLKLTETKAPSKKTTVKHKNLNPEWNEEFSMVVKDPETQALELLVYDWEQVGKHEKMGMNVVPLKDLPPDESKTLTLPLLKNMDPNDVQNDKVRGQIEVELTYKPFKDEDLPKDFEETGEVQKAPDGTPPGGGALVVTVHEAQDVEGKHHTNPYVRIICKGEERKTKQVKKNRDPRWDEVFTFMMEEPPLKDKLHVEVLSTSTRIGLLHPKETLGYVDISLADVVSNKRINEKFHLIDSKNGRIQIELQWQTS, via the exons ATGTGGCCATACCTGGACAAG GCAATTTGCAAGACAGCCAAAAATATTGCTACTCCAATTATTTCTGAACAAattccaaaatataaaattgagtcCCTTGAATTCGAAGCACTAACTCTGGGAGCTCTACCACCTACTTTTCAAG GGATGAAAGTCTATCTTACTGAAGAAAAGGAGTTGATTATGGAGCCTGCTTTGAAATGGGCAGGAAATCCTAATGTCACTGTTGCAGTGAAAGCCTATGGACTAAAAGCAACAGTTCAG GTTGTTGATTTGCAAGTCTTTACTGTACCCCGCATTACACTTAAGCCTCTTGTTCCTAGCTTTCCATGTTTCGCAAACATCTGTGTGTCTCTTATGGAGAAG CCTCATGTTGACTTTGGACTTAAGCTTGGTGGGGCTGATCTCATGTCAATTCCTGGCCTATATGGGTTTGTACAG GAAACTATTAAAGATCAAGTTGCTAACATGTATCTGTGGCCTAAAACCCTTGAAGTGCAAGTTTTGGATCCGACAAA AGCTATGAAGAAGCCTGTTGGGATTCTTCATGCGAAGGTTGTGCGTGCACTAAAGCTGAAGAAGAAAGATCTACTAGGGGCATCCGATCCTTATGTTAAACTGAAGCTCACTGAAACAAAGGCTCCATCCAAGAAGACCACAGTGAAACATAAGAATTTGAATCCTGAGTGGAATGAAGAATTCAGCATGGTAGTAAAAGATCCTGAAACACAAGCATTGGAACTTCTTGTTTATGACTGGGAGCAG GTGGGCAAACATGAAAAGATGGGTATGAATGTAGTTCCATTGAAGGACCTCCCCCCGGATGAATCAAAAACTTTGACGCTGCCTCTGCTTAAGAATATGGACCCAAATGATGTTCAAAATGATAAGGTGCGTGGTCAGATTGAGGTCGAGTTGACATACAAACCTTTTAAGGATGAGGATTTGCCAAAAGATTTTGAGGAAACTGGTGAAGTACAAAAGGCTCCTGATGGCACACCACCGGGTGGAGGTGCACTAGTGGTTACAGTCCATGAAGCTCAAGATGTTGAGGGAAAGCACCACACTAACCCATATGTCCGCATCATTTGCAAAGGAGAGGAGCGAAAAACTAAG CAAGTTAAGAAGAACCGGGATCCTAGGTGGGATGAGGTTTTCACATTCATGATGGAAGAACCACCTTTGAAGGATAAGCTCCATGTGGAAGTACTCAGCACATCAACCAGGATTGGCCTGCTGCACCCAAAG GAAACATTAGGTTATGTTGATATCAGCCTAGCAGATGTTGTCAGCAACAAAAGGATCAACGAGAAGTTCCATCTCATTGACTCAAAGAATGGGCGGATACAAATTGAGCTGCAGTGGCAAACATCTTGA